A single region of the Bacillales bacterium genome encodes:
- a CDS encoding FTR1 family protein, whose product MRLFLKLGIIGLFLMVYVSPAHAADADGLAELAEKAEHHADEHEFQAVKQDLEAFHEQWEEVEADIKEDSAEAYEAIESAYVQAVAAVNVDQPDAEQVEEAVAALEAAVTSYTNGGNAAEGDRPGAAVLLGLTHELDEVAEYAESGKWDEAVEEYEAFHEGWETVEADIRAADHEAYEQIETKMSLLKAGLYGDSRDGEQVETAVHELKEAINAYADEGTKARPGAQALLSLTHELDEVGEYAEAGNWDEARAEYEAFHEGWEGVEDGIREADHEAYEEIETNMSLLAAQLNSENPSAEKVEQAAEALIASIEEYAEGAETESAPEGDQSIATLVQLLNRVETAIENKNAAEAREYMTKFIQVWPTIEGQVQARSAEAYTDTETRMTKALGLLASDPAQFEKAESVVSAMKSQLAPLAEQTSYSFWDAAIILLREGLEIILILAALLSFLKKTNNADKRKWIWGGAGAGVLVSVGLAFGLTSILTAAVAGKERELLEGITGLAAVVVMFTVGSWLHNKSNIVSWNKFINEKVGTALARGSLWSLAFVSFLTVVREGAETIIFYLGIVSDISTTQLLTGMATAVLILFVFGFAIIKFSVKLPIGGLFLGITVLIYYLALKFTGESIHALQVVDQVPADSIAGFPTIDWLGVYPTWQTLLAQIVLLVLIAVQTIWSAKRKKAMREQAMMESKRQSREAVQSQS is encoded by the coding sequence TTGCGACTTTTTTTGAAACTCGGGATTATCGGATTGTTTTTAATGGTTTACGTATCACCGGCTCATGCGGCTGATGCAGACGGGTTGGCAGAGCTTGCCGAGAAGGCGGAACATCATGCAGACGAGCATGAATTTCAAGCAGTGAAACAAGATCTCGAAGCTTTTCATGAGCAGTGGGAAGAGGTAGAGGCAGACATTAAGGAAGATTCGGCCGAAGCGTATGAAGCGATTGAATCGGCCTATGTGCAAGCGGTTGCTGCCGTGAACGTTGATCAGCCGGATGCCGAACAAGTGGAAGAAGCGGTTGCCGCATTGGAAGCGGCCGTTACGTCGTATACGAACGGCGGAAATGCAGCTGAGGGCGACCGTCCGGGAGCGGCGGTGTTGCTTGGTTTGACACATGAATTGGACGAAGTCGCTGAATACGCGGAGAGCGGCAAGTGGGACGAGGCCGTTGAGGAATACGAAGCGTTTCATGAAGGTTGGGAAACGGTCGAAGCCGACATACGCGCAGCGGATCACGAGGCTTACGAACAAATCGAGACGAAGATGAGTCTTTTGAAAGCGGGATTGTACGGTGATTCCCGTGACGGCGAACAAGTGGAAACGGCTGTGCATGAATTGAAAGAAGCGATCAACGCTTATGCGGACGAAGGAACGAAAGCACGTCCGGGAGCGCAAGCGCTGCTCAGCTTAACGCATGAGTTGGACGAAGTCGGCGAATATGCGGAAGCGGGAAATTGGGACGAAGCGCGAGCGGAATATGAAGCGTTTCATGAAGGCTGGGAAGGCGTCGAGGACGGCATTCGCGAGGCCGACCACGAAGCGTACGAAGAAATTGAGACGAACATGAGCTTGTTGGCTGCACAGTTGAACAGCGAAAATCCGAGTGCGGAAAAAGTCGAACAGGCCGCGGAAGCCTTAATTGCATCGATTGAAGAATATGCCGAAGGGGCGGAAACCGAATCCGCACCCGAAGGGGATCAATCCATTGCGACATTGGTCCAATTGTTAAATCGGGTTGAAACGGCCATTGAGAATAAAAATGCGGCCGAAGCCCGGGAGTACATGACGAAATTCATTCAAGTTTGGCCGACGATTGAAGGGCAAGTGCAAGCACGGTCCGCGGAAGCTTATACGGATACGGAGACGCGGATGACGAAAGCGCTCGGCCTGTTGGCGAGCGATCCGGCTCAGTTCGAGAAAGCGGAATCGGTTGTCTCGGCGATGAAAAGCCAGCTTGCTCCGCTTGCCGAGCAAACGAGCTATTCGTTTTGGGACGCCGCGATTATTTTATTGCGCGAAGGTCTTGAAATCATCTTGATTTTAGCGGCATTGCTCAGCTTTTTGAAGAAAACGAACAACGCCGACAAACGGAAATGGATTTGGGGAGGCGCTGGTGCCGGCGTGCTCGTCAGTGTCGGGCTCGCGTTCGGCTTAACGTCCATTTTGACTGCTGCCGTTGCCGGCAAAGAAAGAGAATTGCTTGAAGGGATTACCGGTTTGGCTGCGGTCGTCGTAATGTTTACCGTCGGCAGCTGGCTGCACAACAAATCGAACATCGTCTCGTGGAACAAGTTTATCAACGAAAAAGTCGGCACTGCTTTGGCGCGCGGAAGCTTATGGTCGCTTGCTTTCGTATCCTTCCTTACCGTCGTAAGAGAAGGGGCGGAAACGATTATCTTCTATCTCGGCATCGTTTCCGACATTTCGACGACACAATTGCTTACCGGCATGGCGACTGCGGTCTTAATCTTGTTCGTGTTCGGGTTCGCGATCATCAAGTTTAGTGTGAAATTGCCGATCGGCGGCCTGTTTCTCGGCATCACCGTTTTGATCTACTATTTGGCGCTCAAGTTTACCGGCGAAAGCATCCACGCGTTGCAAGTCGTCGATCAAGTTCCGGCTGATTCGATCGCCGGTTTCCCGACGATCGATTGGCTCGGCGTGTATCCGACATGGCAAACGTTGCTCGCTCAAATCGTCTTGCTGGTGTTGATCGCCGTTCAAACGATTTGGAGCGCGAAGCGGAAAAAAGCGATGCGCGAACAGGCGATGATGGAGTCGAAACGTCAAAGCCGCGAAGCGGTCCAAAGTCAATCATAA
- a CDS encoding efflux RND transporter periplasmic adaptor subunit: MRLEQDKGTVWPLLAWWLGVVLFVSTTVMASWYHDQNRSAVSAEWLATAKVEGQTMTKTLIAEGIVRPERSANFYLDPSKNSRPKVLVRQGDTVEEGETLLRYDGSGLERQIRALQTEQKKKKLQINHRNERIVWLREQMASLEAKPMIRTYENEIEQLAFENRLDRLELDGFSNQMEALKQQRDALEVKSPFSGTVIHVNEHPSSKAKPLLILGSHQRIVTGELPEQQAALVKFGQPATITSAAVKDGDWQGKVAEVARFPAKVREQTKSGQSSYPFKVRFSQPVSRLHQGYHVKVEITLANHENVPVVPKQALIHKKQHTYVYRIDHGRLELRRVVSGMEKGEMTEIRKGLSIGDTIVVDPFRSLRDGMTVTDWQTEMKKEG, from the coding sequence TTGCGTCTCGAGCAGGATAAGGGAACGGTTTGGCCTCTTCTTGCCTGGTGGCTCGGCGTGGTATTGTTCGTCTCGACAACCGTGATGGCAAGTTGGTATCATGATCAGAACCGATCCGCCGTTTCTGCGGAATGGCTGGCCACGGCTAAAGTTGAGGGGCAAACAATGACAAAGACATTGATTGCCGAGGGTATCGTACGGCCGGAACGGTCGGCGAACTTTTATCTCGATCCATCAAAGAACAGTCGGCCGAAAGTGCTTGTGCGTCAAGGGGATACCGTCGAAGAAGGCGAAACGCTCCTTCGCTATGACGGCTCGGGATTGGAACGACAAATCCGCGCTTTGCAAACTGAACAAAAGAAAAAGAAGTTGCAAATCAATCACCGCAACGAGCGGATCGTTTGGCTTCGCGAACAGATGGCCAGCCTCGAGGCGAAACCGATGATTCGGACCTATGAGAATGAAATCGAGCAGCTCGCATTTGAAAACCGCTTAGATCGACTCGAGCTTGACGGTTTTTCGAATCAAATGGAAGCGCTGAAACAACAGCGCGATGCCCTTGAAGTGAAAAGCCCTTTTTCAGGAACGGTTATTCACGTGAACGAGCATCCTTCCTCAAAAGCTAAACCGCTATTAATCCTTGGATCCCATCAACGAATCGTCACGGGAGAATTGCCGGAGCAGCAAGCCGCGCTCGTAAAATTCGGGCAACCGGCAACCATTACGTCGGCAGCTGTCAAAGACGGCGACTGGCAAGGAAAGGTTGCCGAGGTCGCTCGTTTTCCGGCAAAGGTGCGTGAACAGACGAAATCCGGACAGTCGTCCTATCCGTTCAAGGTGCGTTTTAGTCAACCGGTTTCAAGGCTTCATCAAGGGTATCACGTGAAGGTAGAAATCACGCTCGCGAACCACGAAAATGTTCCGGTGGTGCCAAAGCAAGCGCTCATACATAAGAAGCAACATACGTACGTTTATCGCATCGATCATGGGAGGCTCGAGCTCCGCCGTGTAGTTTCCGGCATGGAGAAAGGCGAAATGACTGAGATTCGTAAAGGA